In a genomic window of Lycium ferocissimum isolate CSIRO_LF1 chromosome 9, AGI_CSIRO_Lferr_CH_V1, whole genome shotgun sequence:
- the LOC132031418 gene encoding interactor of constitutive active ROPs 4-like yields the protein MPRLRGSDMPQRQSPRVPSLLRTLSSDSDKRSPKVGDRKSPRGAQSDQQNQRKLGTRIADLDTQLGQAQEELKDLKDQLESVETAKKAAQEQLEKTKKSTVPEPEEIQEVDVFEVPNGEISQPINEDKQKITTLSPVEPEKPSHEEMALKNEEISLLKAKLEEKEKEFQVYFQENENLKKELNEKTLEISSAKAKTEEMNLKFNQVTQELETTKNDTSKINEKLTVTEKEKEELESEMKKLRVQTEQWRKAADAAAAVLAGEVEINERRRLSERCGSMDYKRYGNIFEPTVGGYGCYMGSPGPIDDSDDGFGHVKRKGSGIKKFGDLWRKKGQK from the exons ATGCCAAGATTAAG AGGATCAGACATGCCTCAAAGGCAATCACCTCGAGTCCCTTCGCTACTCAGAACATTAAGCTCTGATTCTGATAAGAGAAGTCCTAAAGTAGGAGATCGTAAATCTCCACGAGGCGCTCAATCTGATCAACAAAATCAAAGGAAACTTGGTACAAGAATTGCAGATTTGGATACCCAACTTGGGCAAGCACAAGAAGAGCTCAAAGATCTTAAGGACCAGTTAGAATCAGTTGAAACAGCAAAAAAAGCAGCTCAAGAACAGCTTGAGAAAACCAAGAAATCTACTGTCCCGGAGCCTGAGGAAATCCAAGAAGTTGATGTTTTTGAAGTCCCAAATGGTGAAATTAGCCAGCCCATTAATGAAGATAAGCAAAAGATCACAACTTTATCACCTGTTGAACCAGAGAAACCATCACATGAGGAGATGGCtttgaagaatgaagaaataaGCTTGTTGAAAGCAAAgttggaagagaaagaaaaagagtttCAAGTATATTTCCAAGAAAATGAGAACCTGAAGAAGGAACTAAACGAAAAGACTCTGGAAATCTCATCCGCTAAAGCAAAAACAGAGGAAATGAACCTCAAGTTCAACCAAGTTACTCAAGAACTTGAAACAACCAAGAACGACACTTCAAAAATAAACGAGAAGCTCACAGTCACCGAGAAGGAAAAGGAGGAATTAGAAAGTGAGATGAAGAAACTCCGAGTTCAAACAGAACAATGGAGGAAAGCTGCAGATGCTGCAGCAGCCGTGCTGGCAGGGGAAGTGGAGATAAATGAGAGAAGGCGGCTTTCTGAGAGGTGTGGATCAATGGATTATAAGCGTTACGGTAATATATTTGAACCAACAGTTGGAGGATATGGTTGTTACATGGGTTCACCAGGTCCTATCGATGACTCCGACGATGGttttggacatgtgaagagaaAAGGCTCCGGTATTAAGAAGTTCGGAGACCTGTGGAGGAAGAAGGGCCAGAAATAA
- the LOC132031419 gene encoding cationic amino acid transporter 8, vacuolar translates to MTIQEYPHHLKTPLNASTMEDSPKPQKQYWRFSKQDFFPEPSFHNFSTYKHALTQTPTRIKNRVFSRSTESSELIQLKKESENEMKQCLTWWDLIWLGFGSVVGSGIFSITGQETRLNAGPGIILSYAMSGFSALLSVFCYTEFAVDIPIAGGSFSFLRIELGDFVAFIAAGNILLEAIVGAAGLGRSWSSYFASIISKDADFLRIKIGFLADGFNLLDPLAVLVLVLANGVAMTGTRNTSILNMVSSIVSAGVILFIIVVGFIHGKSENLVPFFPFGAGGVFRAAAVVYWSYTGFDMVANLAEETKKPSRDIPLGLVGSMSVISVVYCLMALALTMMVKYTEVDVNAAYSVAFEGIGMNWAKYLVGICALKGMTTSMLVGSMGQSRYTTQIARAHMIPPWFALVHPKTGTPIYATLLTTITSCVLALFTSLDVLSSVFSFSTLSIFMLMAVALLVRRYYVTDVTLKYDLVKFLLCLFVVIGSSIGATVLWSMNEKVWVGYTVTGGFWLLGTLGMAILPKQRHPKVWGVPLVPWIPSLSIGMNIFLIGSLGKAAFYRFIICSAVMLIYYVLVGVHATYDMAHPDKQESVIEEGNESSNQVS, encoded by the coding sequence ATGACAATTCAAGAATATCCTCACCATCTCAAAACTCCACTAAATGCTTCAACAATGGAAGATTCACCAAAACCCCAAAAACAATACTGGCGTTTCAGTAAACAGGATTTCTTCCCAGAACCATCTTTCCACAATTTCTCAACATACAAACACGCCCTTACCCAAACCCCGACCCGAATCAAGAACCGGGTTTTTTCCCGGTCCACAGAATCATCTGAACTAATCCAACTCAAAAAAGAAtcagaaaatgaaatgaaacaatGCCTTACATGGTGGGACTTAATTTGGCTCGGGTTCGGGTCAGTAGTCGGGTCGGGTATTTTTAGCATAACGGGTCAAGAAACCAGACTTAATGCTGGTCCTGGTATAATTTTATCATATGCTATGTCTGGTTTTTCTGCTTTGCTTTCTGTGTTTTGTTACACTGAATTTGCTGTTGATATACCAATAGCTGGTggttctttttcatttttaagaatagaattaggtgattttgttgcatttatagcTGCTGGTAATATATTATTAGAAGCTATTGTTGGTGCTGCTGGTTTAGGACGTTCTTGGTCATCATATTTTGCTAGTATTATTAGTAAAGATGCTGACTTTTTAAGAATCAAGATTGGTTTTTTAGCTGATGGTTTTAATTTATTAGACCCTTTAGCTGTTTTAGTACTTGTATTAGCTAATGGGGTTGCTATGACTGGTACAAGAAATACATCTATTTTGAATATGGTAAGTTCTATAGTTAGTGCTGGtgttattttgtttattatagTTGTGGGGTTTATTCATGGGAAGAGTGAGAATTTGGtaccttttttcccttttggtgCTGGTGGTGTATTTAGAGCTGCAGCTGTTGTGTATTGGTCGTATACGGGTTTTGATATGGTTGCTAATTTGGCTGAAGAGACTAAGAAACCGTCGAGGGATATACCGTTGGGGTTAGTAGGGTCGATGTCGGTGATATCTGTTGTTTATTGTTTGATGGCGTTGGCATTGACGATGATGGTTAAGTATACCGAAGTGGATGTGAATGCTGCGTATTCGGTTGCGTTTGAGGGGATTGGTATGAATTGGGCTAAGTATTTGGTGGGGATTTGTGCACTTAAGGGAATGACTACGAGTATGCTTGTTGGGTCGATGGGGCAATCTCGATACACGACTCAGATTGCGAGAGcacatatgattccaccgtggtTCGCTTTGGTTCACCCGAAAACAGGGACGCCAATTTACGCTACTCTTTTGACGACTATAACTAGTTGCGTTCTCGCTTTGTTCACGAGCTTGGATGTCTTGTCTAGCGTGTTCTCGTTTAGTACGCTTTCCATTTTCATGCTTATGGCTGTTGCGTTGCTCGTTAGACGATACTACGTTACGGATGTTACTTTGAAGTACGATTTGGTCAAATTTCTTCTGTGCTTGTTCGTGGTAATTGGTTCGTCAATTGGGGCAACGGTTCTTTGGAGTATGAACGAAAAAGTTTGGGTCGGGTATACTGTAACTGGTGGTTTTTGGTTGTTGGGCACTTTAGGGATGGCAATACTTCCAAAACAAAGACATCCTAAAGTTTGGGGTGTGCCACTTGTTCCATGGATACCGTCATTGTCAATTGGGATGAATATATTTTTGATAGGTTCCTTGGGTAAGGCGGCGTTTTATCGGTTCATCATATGCAGTGCTGTAATGCTAATTTACTACGTACTTGTTGGTGTCCATGCAACATATGATATGGCTCATCCCGATAAACAGGAGTCCGTTATTGAAGAGGGGAATGAAAGTTCCAATCAAGTGTCATAG
- the LOC132032129 gene encoding uncharacterized protein LOC132032129, producing MAEECRYTIVGRFDRIRSQFKEMIKLKGSAQIGVFNSNNVVIKLKNEDDLKTVWFRRVMEIDGQQMWLQKWSSDFKPKEDLPVALAWVLLPQLPFHLHTWHYIKHLMKSIGTPLALDSATSSCTRPSMAKIKVEVNLMKTLPEQVWIGLEDSNAPLRGFYQKLEYEGVPKYCRHCRKISHYMMECRTIDRKNNPLDVITRVQETMEPHGAPNIEKQRDEEEEKKQNNTVEEKETIPGDMYNKNEEKQPETVQQREKNIAVT from the coding sequence ATGGCTGAAGAATGTAGATACACCATTGTTGGGAGGTTTGACCGAATTCGATCACAATTCAAAGAGATGATAAAGCTCAAAGGATCTGCTCAAATAGGTGTTTTTAATAGCAACAACGTTGTCATTAAACTCAAAAATGAAGATGACCTCAAAACAGTTTGGTTTAGAAGAGTTATGGAAATCGATGGACAACAAATGTGGTTGCAAAAATGGTCGTCGGATTTCAAACCGAAGGAGGATCTTCCAGTTGCTCTAGCATGGGTCCTGCTCCCACAACTCCCTTTTCATCTCCATACATGGCACTATATCAAACATTTGATGAAATCAATAGGTACCCCTCTTGCTCTTGACTCTGCTACTTCTAGTTGCACTAGACCTAGtatggcaaaaattaaagttgaGGTCAATCTAATGAAAACCCTTCCTGAGCAAGTTTGGATTGGATTGGAAGACTCTAATGCTCCTCTTAGAGGTTTTTATCAAAAACTGGAATATGAGGGCGTTCCTAAATATTGTAGACACTGTAGAAAAATAAGCCACTATATGATGGAATGCAGGACCATTGATAGAAAAAATAACCCTCTAGATGTTATTACTCGTGTACAAGAAACCATGGAACCACATGGAGCTCCTAACATTGAAAAACAAAGGGATGAAGAGGAGGAAAAGAAGCAGAACAACACAGTAGAGGAGAAAGAAACAATACCTGGTGACATGTATAATAAGAATGAGGAAAAACAGCCTGAAACTGTTCAACAAAGGGAAAAGAATATTGCTGTGACATAG